From a single Sorghum bicolor cultivar BTx623 chromosome 5, Sorghum_bicolor_NCBIv3, whole genome shotgun sequence genomic region:
- the LOC110435855 gene encoding uncharacterized protein LOC110435855 has product MAMQDGGSLVLAREWLVTHLSSIDRNTFAHFREPARLQHNGSIAAVNRLHRQVGSSPQSSSSSGCACLAAGHHRKSTCASTSCGGGADACRTPSASGPPTATGRPGLNLTCDTNHSPPRLLLGDGTLRVTAIFLANNTVRVVRAGPIINITGDLFTSDDGWNASLDFGRGFREHGYLLSSRNELVVFGCNVMATLSADVVGEETTKIVSGCASLYFLQKLYGKERYCTGTSRCCVASLISGGVPKAAQVRWLYSGNHTFEQTQEPVTVFVTPYGWIDDLAQWVDGFKEVPLLLEFGVKQGLPPALPQGSMHDGLHTRRATHGLQE; this is encoded by the exons ATGGCGATGCAGGACGGAGGCAGCCTCGTGCTTGCACGCGAGTGGTTGGTGACACATCTGTCGTCGATCGATAGGAACACGTTCGCCCATTTCCGGGAACCCGCGAGGCTGCAG CACAATGGCAGCATAGCAGCAGTAAATAGATTGCATCGCCAGGTAGGGAGCAGCCCGCAGAGCTCATCATCATCAGGGTGCGCGTGCCTTGCCGCCGGTCACCATAGAAAATCGAC CTGTGCTAGTACCAGCTGCGGCGGTGgtgctgatg CGTGCCGTACCCCTTCGGCTTCGGGCCCTCCCACTGCTACTGGCCGGCCGGGGCTCAACCTCACCTGCGACACCAACCACAGTCCGCCGCGGCTGCTGCTCGGCGACGGCACCCTCAGGGTCACCGCGATATTCCTCGCCAACAACACGGTGCGGGTGGTACGCGCAGGCCCCATCATAAACATAACCGGCGACTTGTTCACCTCTGACGACGGCTGGAACGCCTCGCTCGATTTCGGCCGCGGCTTCAGGGAGCACGGCTACCTGCTGTCGTCCCGAAACGAGCTCGTCGTCTTCGGATGCAACGTGATGGCGACGCTTTCCGCGGACGTCGTCGGGGAAGAAACCACCAAGATCGTCAGCGGTTGTGCCTCCTTGTACTTCCTACAGAAATTGTACGGCAAGGAAAGGTACTGCACCGGTACATCGAGATGCTGCGTGGCGTCCCTCATTTCTGGCGGCGTGCCCAAAGCAGCTCAGGTCAGGTGGCTCTATAGTGGCAACCACACCTTCGAGCAGACTCAGGAGCCTGTAACCGTGTTCGTCACGCCGTATGGGTGGATCGACGACTTGGCACAGTGGGTGGACGGATTCAAGGAGGTCCCTCTTCTCCTCGAGTTCGGGGTCAAGCAGGGCTTGCCGCCGGCGTTGCCGCAAGGCAGCATGCATGACGGCTTGCACACAAGACGTGCAACGCATGGtctgcaagagtga